One part of the Phaeodactylum tricornutum CCAP 1055/1 chromosome 17, whole genome shotgun sequence genome encodes these proteins:
- a CDS encoding predicted protein, protein MVNVTKENFIEQTNDLLQHLPTAAFIAIDEEMTGITVPGTPRPAKEQPPSALYASTLKYVPERYSIIQLGVVLFHATSEPGEVHEWQARRYNFYVFPAQDGWSGETREVVLNPGAVAFLQQHNMSLDLWTQQGVTYQTNDKAYETVHAYVEKELIRERAAEDKERHANLQDSTRRRVELRRSEDIDFHARAMASLREWLDAALNEVEGPPIELAPEGAAFLLPSCNSFLRRALYESIEAEYPDLVLESAGNNQIRVLRLTEEESQTRKQRLRREDWEKVVVNKIGMWRVFEAISRVCRGEHLDLTSAVLAPSVDAVDFTSPLVPFAEDTLSLGSKSSRRRNIPLVVHNGFMDICFLLTHFHHETLPDTLKECKGLISRYFPIIYDTKAVTTECSTWSNENSALAALFEKVVRQNNGLEDRIEVVADAGRGDATDDQEHEAAYDAYMTGAIYIGLCEQIKSTLQDETVALDGVGNMTHLTIDNEGTENTRLLYGRNKLFQMSMYTMDLEDPVSDPLSRGMLVESTFRVSDIDPSVSTRDIIRCLSGLIDTQDRRVNFEIIWLNDTSFLVAAVFRPEVSDTALDPAATILDHGKLILGALRLRFAKERIMSLEQVLKVDSLETIDEAKRDGWLSHFWRLLGFASSKRKGGHDQFDGQPVAKRRRV, encoded by the exons ATGGTGAACGTCACGAAAGAAAATTTCATCGAG CAAACGAATGATTTGTTGCAGCATTTGCCGACGGCAGCCTTTAtcgccattgacgaagaaatgaCGGGTATCACGGTGCCGGGCACGCCCCGTCCGGCCAAGGAGCAACCGCCGTCGGCCCTGTACGCGTCGACGCTCAAGTACGTGCCGGAACGGTACAGCATCATTCAACTCGGGGTCGTGCTCTTCCACGCCACGAGTGAACCGGGGGAGGTACACGAATGGCAGGCCCGGAGGTACAACTTTTACGTCTTCCCCGCGCAGGACGGATGGTCCGGTGAGACACGGGAAGTTGTGCTCAACCCCGGGGCCGTCGCCTTTTTGCAGCAACACAACATGAGTCTGGATCTGTGGACTCAACAGGGCGTGACGTACCAAACCAACGATAAGGCCTACGAAACGGTACATGCCTACGTCGAGAAGGAACTGATTCGGGAACGAGCAGCCGAAGATAAGGAACGACATGCGAATCTGCAGGATAGCACTCGAAGACGTGTCGAGTTGCGTCGATCGGAAGACATTGATTTTCACG CTCGTGCCATGGCAAGTTTGCGTGAATGGCTAGATGCCGCTTTGAACGAAGTTGAAGGTCCACCCATAGAACTAGCACCGGAAGGAGCCGCATTCCTGCTGCCATCGTGCAACTCATTCTTGCGTCGTGCTCTCTACgaaagcattgaagcggaATATCCCGATTTGGTGTTGGAAAGTGCCGGCAACAACCAAATTCGCGTGTTACGCTTAACTGAGGAGGAATCCCAAACGAGGAAGCAACGACTCCGGCGGGAAGATTGGGAAAAGGTGGTAGTGAACAAAATTGGCATGTGGCGTGTCTTCGAGGCTATTTCGCGCGTGTGCCGTGGAGAACATCTTGATTTGACGTCAGCGGTCTTGGCACCGTCGGTCGACGCCGTTGATTTTACCTCACCATTGGTGCCCTTTGCGGAAGACACATTGTCTTTGGGTTCGAAATCCAGTCGTCGCCGGAACATTCCATTAGTGGTACACAATGGATTCATGGATATTTGCTTCTTGTTGACCCATTTTCATCACGAAACCCTTCCTGATACGTTGAAGGAGTGCAAGGGATTGATAAGTCGTTACTTTCCAATTATTTACGACACCAAGGCTGTCACTACTGAATGCAGTACATGGAGCAATGAGAATTCGGCACTGGCTGCTCTGTTTGAGAAAGTGGTGCGACAGAACAACGGATTAGAGGACAGGATTGAAGTTGTCGCGGACGCTGGTAGAGGGGACGCTACCGATGATCAGGAACATGAAGCCGCCTATGATGCGTACATGACGGGTGCAATCTACATTGGGCTTTGTGAGCAGATAAAAAGCACATTGCAAGACGAAACAGTAGCACTAGATGGCGTCGGGAATATGACGCATTTGACAATCGATAACGAAGGCACAGAGAATACACGACTGCTTTATGGTAGAAACAAGCTCTTTCAAATGAGTATGTATACCATGGACTTGGAAGATCCAGTTTCTGACCCTCTGAGTCGAGGAATGCTTGTGGAATCGACATTCCGCGTGTCTGATATAGACCCCTCAGTATCTACTCGTGACATCATTCGTTGTCTGTCGGGTTTGATCGATACACAGGATCGACGGGTGAATTTTGAGATAATTTGGCTAAACGATACGTCCTTTCTGGTTGCCGCCGTCTTCCGTCCAGAAGTCAGTGACACGGCATTGGACCCTGCTGCCACTATCCTGGACCATGGCAAGCTCATCTTGGGAGCACTACGTCTTCGATTTGCGAAAGAACGAATTATGAGCCTCGAACAAGTGCTGAAGGTGGACTCCCTCGAGACAATAGACGAAGCGAAAAGAGATGGCTGGTTGTCACACTTTTGGAGACTGCTCGGATTTGCGTCATCGAAACGAAAAGGCGGTCATGATCAATTTGACGGTCAGCCTGTAGCTAAACGCCGGCGCGTCTAA
- a CDS encoding predicted protein: MTSPSDPGWFGRSLRTFHERHERLQRFVHEGMRVPLPRWGRFLMGCVYFTIPVVGGMSVMNWSIGKAHASIGESGERLPQKYAHRQGLVGDAIVTSDGETKKVGAGGWGGGVHLAVSDEETQRRNRQALNHFFASQKKQQRRQKQHPEDEGDASSEVEASSTPSTAL, from the coding sequence ATGACATCTCCGTCGGACCCGGGTTGGTTCGGACGGAGCCTGCGGACCTTCCACGAGCGCCACGAACGTCTCCAACGCTTCGTACACGAAGGCATGCGGGTACCTTTACCTCGCTGGGGTCGCTTCCTTATGGGATGTGTCTATTTCACTATCCCCGTAGTAGGTGGGATGTCCGTCATGAACTGGTCAATTGGCAAGGCCCACGCTTCAATCGGCGAATCCGGCGAACGATTGCCGCAAAAATACGCGCATCGGCAAGGGCTAGTAGGAGATGCCATTGTCACGTCAGACggggaaacgaaaaaggttGGAGCCGGAGGTTGGGGTGGGGGTGTACACTTGGCTGTGAGTGATGAAGAAACGCAACGGCGGAATCGGCAAGCCCTCAATCATTTCTTTGCCTCACAGAAGAAGCAACAACGACGCCAAAAACAACATCCCGAGGACGAAGGCGACGCCTCGTCGGAAGTGGAGGCGTCGTCCACTCCCTCCACTGCCCTGTAA
- a CDS encoding predicted protein, which produces SIAIPYEGAPALLDGSLVGDVGFDPCFLSTKADTVAAPYFNGIFNNEVSIDGLTWYREAELMHGRICMIAVVGFIAPGFGTFEGNAWTGADAFSNTNPLEALGAAPSASIFQIFAFMAALEFRRINIIFQQGNNYQPGDSQRWGQGDGRWNPLGLNYSPEEYEEKQLQEVKHARLAMVGLLGLLFQANASGVNVIDQLS; this is translated from the coding sequence TCCATTGCCATTCCGTATGAAGGAGCCCCGGCACTTTTGGACGGATCCCTGGTGGGTGACGTGGGCTTTGATCCCTGCTTCCTTTCTACCAAGGCCGACACCGTGGCTGCTCCGTACTTCAACGGAATCTTCAACAATGAAGTGAGCATCGACGGTCTCACCTGGTACCGCGAGGCCGAACTCATGCATGGACGTATCTGCATGATCGCCGTCGTGGGATTCATCGCCCCCGGTTTCGGAACCTTTGAAGGCAACGCCTGGACCGGCGCCGACgccttttccaacaccaaccCCTTGGAAGCCCTCGGAGCCGCCCCCAGCGCCTCGATTTTCCAGATCTTTGCCTTTATGGCGGCCTTGGAATTCCGCCGCATCAACATTATCTTCCAGCAAGGCAACAACTACCAGCCCGGTGACTCTCAGCGTTGGGGACAAGGAGACGGCCGCTGGAACCCTCTCGGACTCAACTACTCCCCAGAAGAATACGAAGAGAAGCAGCTGCAGGAAGTGAAGCACGCCCGTCTTGCCATGGTTGGCCTACTTGGACTCCTTTTCCAAGCCAACGCCTCTGGTGTCAACGTCATTGATCAGCTGTCG
- a CDS encoding predicted protein has product MPSSGLFNNSKTPYLQGPENVGGSHIIPNLCLIYITLSNRSKDCLFALTVNSPCSAYPEFKGLRKRTSSNILQGCSSIIRHAGLDPSLLVHMANIPAEKEFLVGFQPVSPQRKKGVRFLEKRLMQRFGIGPDRARDVMREARGKLRTDHSKAYSKRLEEECVIVILRPNESTRLLDDSFANLSITEACLKMESSLTTEQSKKTPPKPFEATLSDFFVTQYGPLKTKADADDATQQSRQSVRSPKTTQASAPELRGKSREGSVRAGKQRLHDFGKTWSPSSRVEARPSVEARRTKVTGAQAYKSTAAPVFSDQRDTVDQFPSCRSPKHEPALSVAANPSKSYVNSSRLQKAKSYRTFLKPMERGQDSSNSTLSTTSAGGDSSPIKKKSFNRARPCRRGEGALVALRKTLSVTDLFRSFRKPKGSMQSTVMDASDDDDSLYID; this is encoded by the exons ATGCCTTCATCGGGGCTTTTCAACAATTCCAAGACCCCCTACCTCCAGGGGCCGGAAAACGTAGGAGGGTCGCACATAATTCCGAACTTGTGCCTAATCTACATTACTTTG TCTAATCGTAGCAAAGATTGTCTATTTgcgctaactgtaaattccCCCTGTTCTGCCTATCCTGAATTCAAAGGTTTAAGGAAGCGGACGTCCAGTAACATTTTACAAGGTTGTAGTTCCATTATCAGACACGCTGGGCTGGACCCATCGCTATTGGTTCATATGGCCAATATACCTGCGGAAAAAGAATTTCTTGTGGGCTTTCAGCCCGTCTCGCCGCAAAGGAAAAAGGGAGTTCGATTTCTCGAAAAGCGACTGATGCAACGATTCGGTATAGGTCCTGACCGGGCTCGAGACGTCATGCGGGAAGCGCGAGGCAAACTGCGCACAGACCACAGCAAGGCCTATTCTAAACGGTTGGAGGAAGAGTGCGTGATAGTGATTCTGCGGCCCAATGAATCAACCAGATTGTTGGACGATTCGTTCGCCAACTTATCGATCACAGAAGCCTGCTTGAAAATGGAAAGTTCTTTGACCACTGAGCAGTCCAAAAAAACGCCTCCAAAACCTTTCGAAGCAACTTTGTCAGATTTTTTTGTCACCCAGTATGGCCCACTCAAGACCAAAGcggatgccgacgacgccaCGCAGCAGTCAAGGCAGTCCGTCCGCAGTCCCAAGACGACTCAAGCTTCGGCTCCAGAGCTGCGAGGTAAATCTCGGGAGGGGTCTGTTCGTGCCGGTAAACAGAGACTTCACGATTTCGGAAAAACCTGGTCGCCGAGCTCACGGGTTGAAGCGCGTCCCAGCGTAGAAGCAAGAAGAACGAAAGTGACAGGAGCGCAAGCGTACAAATCAACAGCAGCGCCAGTTTTTTCAGACCAACGTGATACAGTCGATCAGTTCCCTTCATGTCGATCTCCGAAGCACGAACCAGCTTTGTCAGTGGCCGCCAATCCTTCAAAATCGTATGTCAACTCGTCTCGTTTGCAGAAGGCCAAATCGTATCGAACTTTTCTCAAACCAATGGAAAGAGGGCAAGACTCATCCAATTCAACATTGTCAACTACTAGTGCCGGTGGTGATTCTTCTCCGATAAAGAAAAAATCCTTCAACAGGGCTCGCCCGTGCCGTCGAGGTGAAGGCGCTCTGGTTGCGTTGAGAAAAACCTTGTCCGTGACCGACTTGTTTCGATCCTTTCGCAAGCCGAAGGGAAGCATGCAGTCTACTGTAATGGATGCTAGTGATGACGATGACTCTCTATATATCGACTAA
- a CDS encoding predicted protein, whose amino-acid sequence MSLLSTPRPKNTPISPPWWKSPPPSSTSTPLPKTESSPSTHGSWSLPNGPSPTSVVPGGSCVILSGDHVTKYSKLYKTEIRRQLRGLHQAIQNIQVLSKLYDGSHKNRAPFSFRETLGKIFDTETFTARTSSLRHPSPQGVQEWRYEEFATELECQFQQGFRWELLNVEVLNSPRTITFLVRAVNADTDVTFLNTAYVQDGMICRIERQRTNYEIQPLIENLEAYFQLFSAGDRTNTVPKDFTRRFDAIYDTSAVSLSKQGLVSRDLMHESCIMLLERGAQLELTGYRAHEKGLSYTVKCRGQGHAFTSQSLAIVEQGRIVRVEPLKKKDTMYSKVAKKPVPEEFTSTMHAMENLKKFFGLYQGKRKIPTEFQGLLEMTFDPLLAARVPGSQSSTNESDNDSTDETLDYRELREEFAAHFRSGLTMKIIEMARVAPGLISYTIQAFNAIVDFTFRSLAQAKDGKIVRLTRQGTHYSIFPLLKSFRDYVALFADDRLVQDDWQERLDALFSKNEITIETGEDTIDYNRICASVPHFLERRGQVHLRSLERQKKGGFEYTVTYETDEYEETVKARAVVYRGQIVRIDVLENGLFYENLYRYGKEEDEVEGIEPTEELTETTYEEYDTDCEQSLDRV is encoded by the coding sequence atgtcgttgttgtccaCGCCCCGGCCAAAAAATACGCCCATCTCTCCTCCGTGGTGGAAAtcaccgccgccgtcgtcgacgtccaCTCCTCTTCCCAAAACAGAGTCTTCACCGAGCACGCACGGTTCCTGGTCCTTGCCGAACGGACCTTCTCCCACTTCGGTAGTGCCCGGCGGATCGTGTGTCATCCTCAGCGGAGATCACGTCACCAAATACAGCAAACTATACAAGACCGAGATTCGCCGTCAACTAAGGGGGCTACACCAAGCCATACAGAACATCCAAGTCCTCTCCAAACTCTACGATGGTTCGCACAAGAACCGCGCCCCTTTCAGTTTCCGCGAAACACTAGGGAAAATCTTCGACACGGAAACCTTTACCGCTAGGACGTCTTCGTTGCGACATCCATCACCGCAAGGTGTTCAAGAATGGCGGTATGAGGAGTTTGCTACGGAATTAGAATGTCAATTTCAACAAGGCTTTCGTTGGGAATTGCTCAACGTGGAAGTTTTGAATTCACCGCGGACCATTACCTTTCTAGTCCGTGCGGTAAACGCCGATACCGATGTTACGTTTCTCAATACAGCCTACGTGCAAGACGGTATGATTTGTCGGATCGAGCGGCAAAGGACAAATTACGAAATACAGCCGTTGATTGAGAACCTTGAAGCCTATTTTCAACTTTTCAGCGCCGGCGATCGAACAAATACAGTTCCCAAGGACTTCACACGCCGCTTTGATGCGATCTACGACACATCGGCAGTATCGCTCAGCAAGCAGGGCTTGGTCTCTCGCGATCTCATGCACGAGTCGTGTATCATGTTGCTAGAGCGAGGAGCGCAGTTGGAATTGACCGGATACCGCGCCCACGAGAAGGGACTTTCCTATACCGTCAAATGCCGGGGCCAAGGTCACGCCTTTACTTCCCAGTCTTTGGCAATCGTGGAGCAAGGACGGATAGTCCGGGTCGAGCccttgaaaaagaaggataCGATGTATAGCAAAGTAGCCAAGAAACCCGTTCCGGAAGAGTTTACCAGTACCATGCATGCCATGGAAAATTTGAAGAAGTTCTTTGGCCTGTATCAAGGTAAACGCAAGATTCCGACGGAATTTCAAGGCTTGCTCGAAATGACGTTTGATCCCTTGCTCGCGGCTCGAGTACCGGGTAGCCAAAGCAGCACCAACGAGTCCGACAACGATTCTACTGACGAAACTTTGGACTATCGTGAACTCCGTGAGGAGTTCGCAGCTCACTTCAGATCTGGTTTGACCATGAAGATCATTGAAATGGCACGCGTAGCACCCGGGCTCATTTCGTACACTATTCAAGCCTTTAACGCTATAGTTGATTTCACCTTTCGATCCCTGGCGCAAGCGAAGGATGGCAAGATAGTCCGGCTGACGAGGCAAGGAACGCACTACTCCATCTTTCCGCTCCTGAAGTCCTTTCGTGACTACGTTGCCTTGTTCGCGGATGACAGGCTTGTTCAGGACGACTGGCAAGAACGACTTGATGCGTTGTTCAGCAAGAACGAGATTACTATTGAAACGGGCGAAGATACGATTGATTATAATCGTATATGTGCTTCTGTACCACATTTTCTTGAACGACGCGGTCAGGTTCATCTCAGATCGTTGGAGCGACAGAAAAAGGGTGGTTTTGAGTACACCGTTACATACGAAACGGACGAGTATGAAGAGACGGTGAAAGCTCGTGCCGTCGTCTACCGTGGTCAGATCGTCCGTATTGACGTACTGGAGAACGGGTTGTTTTACGAGAACCTGTACCGGTACGGCAAAGAGGAAGATGAAGTGGAAGGAATTGAACCAACCGAAGAACTGACCGAAACAACTTACGAAGAGTAcgatactgactgtgagcaaagCTTGGACAGAGTTTAG
- a CDS encoding predicted protein, producing MANVTLRRTATSRSDSTVQTEGTTATTRSSGASTRRRKAQSRPKGLTLSSSLLLLLLIFFVYALLAVFMPRHQPSSASKELAKMLRTEGIRSSAKNYFPPAFPTMHRDVQVTLSRDALDMCTQALWHTVETTTVVLPDHETFVHTGDIDDLWLRDSAAQIHPLLVPFNGTALIQQDPRLDRIVSGLIKRSAMYIRHDPYANAFRIDDSYVFSEEQKRLGRHDLISTWNYELDSACYFMRLLYFYWKQAPSTEVLLQPQVQEAVQIMVTLWKAEQKHELDEFPVGNLLDCQNCNKPYRYPGLPRDGKGSLTNASAGLTWTGFRPSDDECQYGYLIPANMFAVVALRYMEEMAKDLWGNQLLAESCGELAGEIQLGIETHGIVEHPKFGKIYAYEVDGLRNSNLMDDANVPNLLSIPYLGYEWYDPDVYANTRRFIFSPSNPTYKKGNNPLTGEIEGFGSVHMEARIRENIWPMSLAMQGLTTDDVDEKVRLVETLVQASAGTHWMHESIDVHNPNRFTRAWFCWSDSLFAELVLSLTDACPDSSHKYRVHEWRDPETIDGGPFAAEI from the exons ATGGCGAATGTGACTCTACGGCGCACTGCCACCAGCCGAAGTGACTCTACAGTACAGACGGAGGGGACAACGGCTACCACCCGGTCGAGCGGAGCTAGTACACGGCGGAGGAAGGCCCAATCTCGCCCCAAGGGTCTCACCCTGTCTTCATCACTGCTCCTCCTCCTACTGATTTTTTTCGTCTATGCGCTACTGGCTGTCTTCATGCCCCGACATCAACCTTCCTCTGCTTCAAAAGAGCTTGCAAAAATGCTTCGGACTGAGGGAATCCGTAGCTCCGCCAAAAACTATTTCCCTCCCGCCTTTCCAACAATGCATCGCGACGTCCAAGTGACTCTCTCACGAGACGCCCTCGACATGTGTACACAGGCGCTTTGGCATACGGTTGAAACCACCACGGTCGTACTGCCAGACCATGAAACCTTTGTCCATACGGGTGATATTGACGATTTGTGGTTGCGCGATTCGGCGGCACAAATTCATCCTCTGTTGGTTCCCTTCAACGGAACAGCCCTCATCCAACAGGATCCAAGATTAGATCGGATTGTCTCGGGATTGATCAAAAGATCCGCGATGTACATTCGACACGACCCTTACGCCAACGCGTTCAGGATTGACGATTCTTACGTCTTTTCGGAAGAGCAAAAGCGTCTCGGACGCCACGACCTTATTTCAACCTGGAATTACGAACTAGACTCGGCATGTTACTTTATGCGACTCCTGTATTTTTACTGGAAGCAAGCGCCGTCGACTGAGGTGCTGCTACAACCACAAGTTCAAGAAGCGGTTCAAATCATGGTCACGTTGTGGAAGGCGGAACAAAAGCATGAGCTTGATGAATTTCCCGTTGGCAACCTTTTGGATTGccaaaactgcaacaaaccGTACCGATATCCCGGTTTGCCCCGTGATGGCAAGGGTAGTTTGACCAACGCAAGCGCTGGTTTGACATGGACCGGCTTTCGACCGAGCGACGATGAATGCCAATATGGCTATCTGATACCGGCCAACATGTTTGCTGTGGTCGCGCTCCGGTACATGGaggaaatggcgaaggatTTGTGGGGTAACCAGTTACTAGCAGAATCGTGCGGGGAGCTAGCAGGGGAGATACAACTTGGCATTGAGACACACGGAATCGTAGAACATCCGAAGTTTGGAAAGATTTACGCGTACGAAGTGGATGGCCTGAGGAACAGCAACCTCATGGATGATGCTAACG TGCCCAACCTACTCAGCATTCCGTATTTGGGTTATGAATGGTACGATCCCGATGTGTACGCCAATACACGACGTTTCATTTTCTCGCCATCAAATCCAACGTATAAAAAAGGCAACAATCCTCTCACGGGCGAGATCGAAGGTTTTGGAAGCGTTCACATGGAAGCTCGAATTCGTGAAAATATCTGGCCGATGAGTCTCGCGATGCAAGGCTTAACGACGGATGACGTAGACGAAAAAGTCCGGTTGGTGGAGACTCTTGTTCAAGCATCGGCCGGTACCCACTGGATGCACGAAAGCATCGATGTGCACAATCCCAACAGATTCACCCGCGCGTGGTTTTGTTGGAGCGACTCGCTGTTCGCGGAACTGGTGCTTTCTCTGACCGACGCTTGCCCGGATTCGTCGCACAAGTATCGTGTTCACGAATGGCGCGATCCTGAGACAATTGACGGCGGCCCATTCGCTGCAGAAATATAG
- a CDS encoding predicted protein — protein MRLSGRPVPKVPRWSYLRRRRQRVGRLPCLLTSKRYVGLCVMVALFLYYHQDLRPPRFDQSLSALRASQTPRDRKQATVVKSIVMVLFGVPKEFPTVWRFYRKYLMDANPEIHFSVAIHLYSDIQVLTNLKNNETSVAIASADDIRAILSNTNATVVQSSQLEYDQSLTWIRPEHVVGRMKAPPWTVDTMKNMFRQGNSMLLAYQEAVRSFPDADGYLFARSDTLLIRPTVLRTRNVQANDLYLPSWQVFKDEYVDRFAYAGGQAAASVYAESKAIAFAEYIRSDRDDFWRCSERLLRIYIEEYNNNTSRSNSGSDRPFTVSVHLESRKLKWAPLLRVRGGGMLNERDYHDFVDKKWSGADYPMADFLSSKTQ, from the coding sequence ATGCGACTGTCCGGACGGCCCGTTCCAAAAGTGCCAAGATGGAGTTACTTGCGGAGACGTCGCCAAAGAGTGGGGCGCCTGCCTTGTTTACTGACGAGCAAACGTTATGTTGGTCTCTGCGTCATGGTGGCCTTGTTCCTCTACTACCACCAAGATCTTCGTCCACCGCGGTTCGACCAATCTCTCTCCGCCCTGCGGGCATCGCAAACTCCACGTGATAGAAAACAGGCAACTGTAGTCAAGTCTATCGTGATGGTTCTCTTTGGTGTTCCCAAAGAGTTTCCGACGGTCTGGAGGTTCTATCGGAAGTATCTCATGGACGCCAATCCGGAGATACACTTCTCCGTCGCAATTCACTTGTATTCAGATATTCAAGTGTTGACAAATCTCAAAAATAATGAAACGAGTGTTGCTATTGCATCCGCCGATGACATACGGGCTATTCTGTCGAACACGAACGCTACGGTGGTACAGTCGAGTCAACTCGAGTACGACCAGAGTCTGACCTGGATTCGGCCCGAGCACGTGGTTGGTCGCATGAAGGCACCGCCGTGGACGGTGGACACAATGAAGAATATGTTTCGACAGGGAAACTCCATGCTCTTGGCCTACCAAGAAGCTGTGCGTTCCTTTCCCGACGCGGATGGTTACCTTTTCGCACGGTCCGATACCTTGCTCATTCGTCCCACCGTACTCCGAACCCGAAACGTCCAAGCCAACGACTTGTACTTGCCCAGCTGGCAAGTCTTTAAGGACGAATACGTTGATCGCTTCGCCTACGCCGGTGGCCAAGCTGCTGCCTCGGTGTACgccgaaagcaaagcaaTCGCTTTTGCCGAATACATACGGAGCGACCGCGACGACTTTTGGCGGTGTTCCGAGCGCTTGCTGCGCATTTACATCGAAGAGTACAACAATAATACGAGTCGCAGCAACAGCGGGAGCGACCGGCCTTTTACCGTATCGGTCCATTTGGAGTCACGAAAATTGAAGTGGGCTCCGTTACTACGCGTGCGTGGCGGCGGTATGCTGAACGAACGTGATTATCACGATTTTGTGGACAAGAAATGGTCGGGAGCGGACTACCCAATGGCAGATTTTTTATCCAGCAAAACTCAATAG
- a CDS encoding predicted protein: MRNRKRPLPWSEATQTALSPWCRSNIVGSATTSAFSVGLAVGVALGLALGQVLLQGNLSISQCSSYPVESSASSSFATNIPPSMERIVAGMSRMSRDSFLGTFDVGMGNYGSTDGNSQVLLLHTSQASLPRQTLNGKVAPLLSVKDATAKCSIVKVIMTNASPGKESLGDCVAIVGSWESNHVHKFAPHKGTNHNTDGSTQPRTWQYTSGRRFPPPSVNTTRTSLWELQTYLDAYPAAVERLRPLAQAAALGRDGRVAPLLVMVTNFGQAQLLVNFVCSARARGLDISRLLLFATDRETSKLAESLGIPVFLDEAIFGAIPSGAAKGYEDANYGRIMMCKVYVAHLISVLGYDFLFQDVDIVWYRNPPLDKFRNSNYDMIFQHDGHYLQERFQPMMANSGFYFVRANARTKYFFALFIRMGDLVLQQQSHQAALSTLLNEQMSLRGLRVKVLLEDELLYLSGYHMEKEPEKWSRALQASPKPYLLHANWLDGNQKRPMLNETRNWFLTTICSDRLSQGATDASECCTP; this comes from the exons ATGCGAAACAGAAAACGCCCCTTGCCGTGGTCTGAGGCTACCCAAACTGCCTTGAGTCCATGGTGCCGCTCGAACATAGTCGGCAGCGCGACGACTTCGGCTTTTTCCGTTGGACTAGCGGTGGGCGTCGCGCTCGGATTGGCGCTGGGTCAAGTATTATTACAAGGaaatctttccatttctcAATGCTCTTCCTATCCCGTAGAAAGCTCAGCCAGCTCTTCGTTTGCTACGAACATTCCACCGTCGATGGAACGGATCGTCGCCGGAATGTCGAGAATGAGTAGAGACAGTTTCTTGGGAACGTTCGATGTCGGTATGGGTAATTACGGTTCGACAGACGGAAACAGCCAGGTCTTGCTCTTGCATACCTCCCAAGCATCCCTCCCCCGTCAAACGCTAAACGGAAAAGTCGCCCCTCTGCTTTCTGTTAAAGACGCCACGGCAAAGTGCAGTATCGTCAAAGTAATCATGACAAACGCTAGTCCGGGAAAGGAATCTCTCGGAGATTGCGTCGCTATTGTTGGAAGTTGGGAGTCCAATCATGTACACAAGTTTGCCCCCCATAAAGGTACGAATCACAACACGGATGGGAGCACCCAACCGCGTACTTGGCAGTACACCAGCGGCCGCCGGTTCCCACCGCCTTCCGTAAACACCACTCGCACCAGTCTGTGGGAACTGCAAACATACCTGGATGCCTATCCGGCTGCCGTCGAACGGTTAAGGCCGTTGGCACAGGCAGCGGCACTCGGGCGGGACGGACGTGTCGCACCCTTGCTCGTTATGGTAACCAATTTCGGACAAGCACAGCTGCTGGTTAACTTTGTGTGTTCCGCCAGGGCACGCGGGTTGGATATTTCACGGCTGCTACTCTTTGCGACCGACCGAGAAACCTCAAAACTAGCCGAGAGTCTAGGTATTCCGGTCTTTCTGGACGAAGCA ATTTTCGGAGCGATTCCTTCCGGCGCAGCCAAAGGCTACGAAGATGCCAACTATGGCAGAATCATGATGTGCAAAGTGTATGTTGCGCACCTAATCAGCGTACTTGGCTACGATTTCCTCTTTCAAGATGTTGATATTGTTTGGTACCGGAATCCCCCTCTAGACAAATTTCGGAACAGCAATTACGATATGATTTTTCAGCACGACGGACATTATTTGCAGGAGCGCTTCCAGCCGATGATGGCCAACTCTGGCTTTTATTTTGTGCGTGCGAATGCCCGCACCAAATACTTCTTTGCGCTCTTCATTCGCATGGGAGATTTAGTGCTCCAACAGCAATCACACCAGGCCGCGTTGAGCACGTTGCTGAACGAACAGATGAGCTTACGAGGCCTACGTGTCAAGGTATTGTTGGAGGATGAACTGCTGTATTTGTCGGGCTATCACATGGAAAAAGAACCGGAGAAGTGGTCCCGGGCATTGCAAGCGTCTCCCAAACCGTATTTGCTTCACGCCAATTGGTTGGATGGCAATCAGAAGCGGCCAATGTTGAATGAAACACGGAACTGGTTCCTTACTACCATATGCTCCGATCGATTGTCTCAAGGTGCCACGGACGCTTCCGAGTGTTGCACACCATGA